From a single Stigmatopora nigra isolate UIUO_SnigA chromosome 21, RoL_Snig_1.1, whole genome shotgun sequence genomic region:
- the tinagl1 gene encoding tubulointerstitial nephritis antigen-like, whose translation MKGLLLAALLLVAVQGSMERNQWRRSKRELAGPLHTSGIRDPLGSYCERRGGCCPGRDDLCTVPYLDTICYCDLFCNRTVSDCCPDFWGHCLGVEPPFIGSCERNGIKFRSGQTYKDNCNLCTCGTTGRWECEQHACLMDNSMIQAVNRGNYGWRAANYSELYGMTLDEGIRYRLGTQRPSKSIMNMNEMQINMGSEGDVLPTRFNSGEKWPGKIHEPLDQGNCAASWAFSTAAVASDRISIQSMGHMTPQLSPQNLISCDTKNQGGCAGGRVDGAWWYLRRRGVVTENCYPYNPPQQTSELVRCMMQSRSVGRGKRQATQRCPNAHNYHHNDIYQSTPPYRLSSNEKEIMKEIMDNGPVQAIMEVHEDFFVYKSGIYKHTDVSFTKPPHYRNHATHSVRITGWGEQREYDGTLKKYWIAANSWGKNWGEDGYFRIARGENECEIETFVIGVWGRVTMEDMHHHHRRRRRQHA comes from the exons ATGAAGGGCTTACTTTTGGCCGCACTGCTCCTAGTGGCAGTACAAGGAAGCATGGAGAGAAACCAGTGGCGGAGGTCCAAAAGGGAACTTGCTGGCCCTCTCCACACGAGCGGTATTCGCGACCCGCTGGGTTCGTACTGCGAACGACGAGGCGGTTGCTGCCCTGGCAGGGATGACCTATGCACCGTGCCCTACTTGGACACCATCTGCTACTGCGACCTATTCTGTAACCGCACCGTGTCGGACTGCTGCCCTGACTTCTGGGGGCACTGTCTGGGTGTTGAGCCCCCATTTATTG GCTCCTGCGAAAGAAACGGGATCAAGTTCCGCTCGGGGCAAACATACAAAGATAACTGCAACTTGTG CACATGCGGCACCACAGGACGCTGGGAATGTGAACAGCACGCCTGTCTGATGGACAACAGCATGATCCAGGCTGTCAACAGAGGGAATTATGG GTGGAGGGCTGCAAACTACAGCGAGTTGTATGGTATGACTTTGGACGAAGGCATCCGCTACCGACTGGGCACACAAAGACCATCCAAATCCATCATGAACATGAATGAGATGCAG ATCAACATGGGCTCTGAAGGTGACGTCTTGCCCACCCGTTTCAACTCAGGGGAAAAGTGGCCTGGCAAGATCCATGAACCTCTGGACCAGGGCAACTGTGCCGCCTCCTGGGCTTTCTCAACTGCTG ccgtgGCATCAGATCGAATCTCCATCCAATCTATGGGTCATATGACTCCTCAGCTCTCTCCCCAGAATCTTATTTCCTGTGATACCAAAAATCAAGGCGGATGCGCTGGGGGGCGTGTTGACGGTGCCTGGTGGTATCTACGCCGCCGAGG GGTGGTGACAGAAAACTGCTACCCTTACAACCCCCCACAGCAGACATCAGAGTTAGTCCGCTGTATGATGCAGAGCCGGTCTGTTGGCCGTGGAAAGCGACAAGCTACACAGCGCTGCCCCAACGCACACAACTACCACCACAACGATATCTACCAGTCTACTCCGCCCTACAGGCTCTCCTCTAAC GAAAAAGAGATTATGAAGGAGATTATGGATAACGGCCCTGTGCAAG CCATCATGGAGGTCCATGAGGACTTTTTTGTGTACAAGAGTGGCATCTACAAGCACACAGATGTCAGCTTCACCAAACCGCCTCACTACCGCAACCATGCCACGCACTCAGTTAGAATCACGGG ATGGGGTGAACAGCGGGAATACGACGGCACTCTTAAAAAGTACTGG ATTGCTGCCAATTCATGGGGCAAGAACTGGGGTGAGGACGGCTACTTCCGCATTGCACGTGGCGAAAACGAATGCGAAATTGAGACTTTCGTGATTGGCGTGTGGGGTCGAGTCACAATGGAGGACATGCACCACCACcatcgccgccgtcgccgtcaACACGCTTAA